One bacterium DNA window includes the following coding sequences:
- the lpdA gene encoding dihydrolipoyl dehydrogenase, giving the protein MSVDKIETDLVVLGAGPGGYAAAFRAADHGLKVMLVDTEANPGGVCLYKGCIPSKALLHAAKVVNEARHAKEFGIEFSEPKVDAAKLFSWKNEVVKKLTGGLGQLTKQRKIEFIQGQGSFLNSKTLQVAKAHGGIVEVNFKNIIIATGSRPHTLPGWPYESENILNSTGALSLGQIPPTLLVVGGGYIGLELGSVYAALGTKVTVVEALDSILAGADSDLVLPLKRKLDSEMEIILKTKVGFVKESGDGVTVSLDGAEGVKERTFHKVLVSIGRKPNSTGLGLENTQVKVSSKGFIEIKPNRETDEPGVYAIGDVAGDPMLAHKASHEGFAAVESILGEVSVFEPKAIPAVVFTDPEIAWCGLTESDAKAKGIEVEIARFPWAASGRATSLGRSDGVTKLIVDPKTELVLGMGLCGPGAGELIAEGVLAIEMGATVSDLALTIHPHPTLSETVMEASEVFFGHATHLYRPKRK; this is encoded by the coding sequence ATGTCAGTTGATAAAATAGAAACAGACTTGGTTGTACTAGGTGCCGGCCCTGGCGGGTATGCTGCGGCCTTTAGAGCGGCCGATCATGGGCTTAAAGTAATGTTGGTGGATACCGAGGCTAATCCTGGGGGAGTTTGTTTGTATAAAGGTTGTATACCGTCTAAAGCGCTTTTACATGCGGCCAAGGTTGTGAATGAAGCGCGTCATGCTAAAGAGTTTGGTATTGAATTTAGTGAACCTAAAGTAGATGCTGCTAAACTTTTTAGTTGGAAAAATGAAGTAGTAAAAAAGCTTACCGGTGGTTTGGGTCAACTTACCAAACAACGTAAAATTGAATTTATTCAAGGTCAGGGTTCTTTTTTAAATTCAAAAACGCTTCAAGTAGCCAAAGCTCATGGCGGTATTGTAGAAGTGAATTTTAAAAATATTATTATTGCTACCGGTTCACGCCCTCATACTTTACCAGGTTGGCCTTACGAGTCGGAAAATATTCTTAATTCAACGGGGGCTTTAAGTTTAGGCCAAATTCCTCCCACATTATTGGTTGTGGGCGGCGGCTATATTGGGCTTGAGCTGGGGAGTGTGTATGCCGCTTTAGGTACCAAGGTTACTGTGGTAGAGGCTCTCGATTCTATTTTGGCCGGTGCCGATAGTGATTTGGTGTTACCGCTTAAGCGCAAGCTGGATAGCGAAATGGAAATTATTCTTAAAACCAAAGTAGGTTTTGTAAAAGAATCTGGCGATGGTGTAACCGTTTCTTTGGATGGTGCCGAGGGAGTAAAGGAGAGAACTTTTCATAAAGTGCTGGTGAGTATTGGACGTAAACCCAATAGCACCGGACTTGGTTTAGAAAACACCCAGGTGAAAGTGAGTTCAAAAGGTTTTATAGAAATTAAACCTAATCGCGAAACGGATGAACCTGGGGTTTATGCCATTGGAGATGTGGCTGGTGATCCTATGTTGGCGCATAAGGCAAGCCACGAAGGATTTGCCGCGGTAGAATCCATTTTGGGTGAGGTGAGTGTATTTGAACCCAAAGCGATACCGGCTGTGGTTTTTACCGATCCCGAAATTGCCTGGTGTGGGTTAACCGAAAGTGATGCCAAGGCGAAAGGTATTGAGGTTGAAATTGCGCGTTTCCCGTGGGCAGCATCAGGACGTGCTACAAGCCTTGGGCGTTCGGATGGTGTTACTAAACTAATTGTAGATCCTAAAACCGAACTCGTTTTGGGTATGGGGCTTTGCGGGCCTGGTGCCGGTGAACTTATTGCCGAAGGAGTGTTGGCTATTGAAATGGGCGCTACAGTTTCTGATTTGGCGCTCACCATTCATCCACATCCAACTTTATCAGAAACAGTAATGGAAGCTTCCGAAGTATTTTTTGGGCATGCTACTCATTTGTATCGTCCCAAAAGGAAATAA
- a CDS encoding 2-oxo acid dehydrogenase subunit E2, whose protein sequence is MEFKLPELGENIKGGDVVRVVVKAGDTVKKDQTILELETDKAVVEVPAPEAGTITELKVKAGDKAKVGQVLFLYNPGSGIREPGAVEKRPEPVKESSHIPVPPSSVSSSISPKVDVKKTPVTVPEPRPPVPDSLTDAVLAPPSVRKLAREIGVPLDRVKGTGPSGRITADDVQHYSQKKNIVEDHNLSSEVKELPDFSKYGAVERVPMSKVRRVTAKNLSYSWQTIPHVTQFDTADITEVLALRKKFEGRVEKKGGKLTMTAIMLKLVASALKVFPQFNASLDMETEEIVYKKYIHVGVAVDTDRGLLVPNIRNVDEKNILELSVELTQMALRARDHKTSLDELRGASFTISNLGGLGTTHFTPIVNWPEVAILGLGRAIETPVLIDGEWMPRMILPLSLSYDHRIIDGADAARFLRWIAEAATEPFLMGLEG, encoded by the coding sequence ATGGAATTTAAATTGCCCGAATTAGGCGAAAATATCAAAGGCGGCGATGTTGTGCGTGTGGTGGTTAAAGCTGGCGATACGGTTAAAAAAGATCAGACTATTTTGGAACTAGAAACCGATAAGGCCGTAGTAGAAGTACCGGCTCCCGAAGCGGGGACGATTACCGAATTAAAAGTAAAAGCTGGTGATAAAGCTAAAGTAGGGCAGGTTTTGTTTTTGTATAACCCGGGATCCGGGATACGGGAACCGGGAGCTGTTGAAAAAAGGCCGGAGCCTGTGAAAGAGTCTTCTCATATCCCTGTTCCTCCGTCTTCAGTCTCTTCTTCTATATCACCAAAGGTTGATGTGAAAAAAACTCCTGTTACGGTTCCCGAACCTCGGCCCCCGGTTCCCGATTCTTTGACGGATGCCGTGTTAGCTCCTCCTTCGGTTCGTAAACTGGCACGCGAAATTGGGGTACCGCTTGATCGTGTAAAAGGAACGGGCCCTAGTGGGCGAATTACGGCCGATGATGTGCAACATTATTCGCAAAAGAAAAACATTGTGGAAGATCATAATCTGTCGTCCGAGGTGAAAGAGCTTCCCGATTTTTCAAAATATGGAGCTGTAGAGCGTGTGCCTATGTCTAAAGTGCGGCGCGTAACGGCTAAAAATTTATCGTACTCTTGGCAAACTATCCCGCATGTAACCCAATTTGATACTGCCGATATTACCGAAGTATTAGCCTTGCGCAAAAAGTTTGAGGGGCGTGTTGAGAAAAAAGGCGGCAAGCTTACCATGACGGCCATTATGCTTAAGCTTGTAGCAAGCGCGCTTAAAGTTTTTCCGCAATTTAATGCCAGCCTCGATATGGAAACCGAAGAAATTGTTTACAAGAAATATATCCATGTGGGGGTAGCGGTAGATACCGATCGTGGTTTACTGGTGCCCAATATACGCAATGTAGATGAAAAAAATATTTTAGAACTTTCGGTAGAGCTTACACAAATGGCACTGCGCGCGCGCGATCACAAAACATCTCTTGATGAATTACGTGGGGCGAGCTTTACCATTTCTAATTTGGGAGGTTTGGGGACTACACATTTTACACCCATTGTTAATTGGCCTGAGGTGGCAATTTTAGGCTTAGGCCGGGCTATTGAAACACCGGTACTTATTGATGGCGAGTGGATGCCGCGTATGATTTTGCCTCTTTCGCTGTCGTATGATCATCGCATTATTGATGGCGCGGATGCGGCGCGCTTTTTGCGCTGGATTGCAGAAGCGGCTACCGAGCCGTTTTTGATGGGACTTGAAGGGTAA